From Caballeronia insecticola, a single genomic window includes:
- a CDS encoding DUF72 domain-containing protein: MTTSKKTTRIYVGVGGWTFEPWRGTFYPEGLAQKRELEYASRALTSIEVNGTFYGAQKPASFIKWRDETPDDFVLSLKAPRYATNRRVLADAGDTIERFFGSGVLELKDKLGPINWQFAPTKKFDPEDFERFLELLPAKVEGRAIRHALEVRHESFCDPQFVELARKYGVAVVIAGDSKYPQIADVTAPFVYARIMGTTDKQAKGYAKAALDRWAARAQTWAEGGSPDDLQTFGRAAPKAKARDVFLYVISGHKVVNPAAAVALIERLKK, translated from the coding sequence ATGACCACCAGCAAAAAGACCACGCGCATTTATGTCGGCGTCGGCGGATGGACCTTCGAGCCGTGGCGCGGCACCTTTTATCCCGAAGGCCTCGCGCAGAAACGCGAACTCGAATACGCAAGCCGCGCGCTGACTTCAATCGAAGTGAACGGCACGTTTTATGGCGCGCAGAAGCCCGCGAGCTTCATCAAATGGCGCGACGAAACGCCGGACGATTTCGTGCTCTCGCTCAAGGCGCCGCGCTACGCGACCAACCGGCGCGTGCTCGCCGATGCAGGCGACACGATCGAGCGTTTTTTCGGGAGCGGCGTGCTCGAACTGAAGGACAAACTCGGTCCGATCAACTGGCAATTCGCGCCGACCAAGAAGTTCGATCCCGAAGACTTCGAGCGCTTTCTCGAACTGCTGCCCGCGAAAGTCGAGGGTCGCGCGATCCGGCATGCGCTCGAGGTGCGGCACGAGAGTTTCTGCGATCCGCAGTTCGTCGAGTTGGCGCGCAAGTACGGCGTTGCGGTGGTGATTGCGGGAGATTCGAAGTATCCGCAAATCGCGGATGTCACGGCGCCTTTCGTCTACGCACGCATCATGGGCACGACGGACAAGCAGGCCAAAGGTTATGCGAAAGCCGCGCTCGATCGCTGGGCCGCGCGCGCGCAAACCTGGGCCGAAGGCGGCTCGCCGGACGACTTGCAGACCTTCGGCCGCGCCGCGCCGAAAGCCAAAGCGCGCGATGTGTTTCTGTATGTCATCAGCGGGCACAAGGTGGTCAATCCGGCGGCGGCCGTCGCGTTGATCGAGCGTCTGAAAAAGTAG
- the gudD gene encoding glucarate dehydratase: MSTNAVKPNATPTVTELRVVPVAGRDSMLMNLSGAHGPFFTRNIVILKDSAGNTGVGEVPGGESIRKTIDDARAYVVGQSIGNLQAVLNRVRTAFADRDAGGRGLQTFDLRTTIHAVTALEAALLDLLGQHLGVPVAALLGEGQQRDEVEMLGYLFYIGDRNKTDLDYASGADGRDDWERLRTEVALTPEAVVRLAEAAKARYGFNDFKLKGGVLTGDAEMEAATALAERFPEARVTLDPNGAWSLAEAIRLCRDKHDVLAYAEDPCGAENGYSGREVMAEFRRATGLPTATNMIATDWRQMGHAIQLQSVDIPLADPHFWTMQGSVRVAQMCNDWGLTWGSHSNNHFDVSLAMFTHVAAAAPGKITAIDTHWIWQDGQRLTREPLQIVGGKVKVPEVPGLGVELDMDEVEKAHELYQKHGLGARDDGVAMQYLIPNWKFDNKKPCLVR, from the coding sequence ATGTCCACGAACGCAGTCAAACCGAACGCCACTCCGACCGTCACCGAATTGCGCGTCGTCCCGGTCGCGGGGCGCGACAGCATGCTCATGAATCTCTCCGGCGCGCACGGCCCGTTCTTCACGCGCAACATCGTGATCCTGAAGGACAGCGCGGGTAACACGGGCGTCGGCGAAGTGCCGGGCGGCGAGAGCATCCGCAAGACCATCGACGATGCGCGCGCGTATGTCGTCGGACAATCCATCGGCAACTTGCAGGCGGTGCTCAACCGCGTGCGCACGGCGTTCGCCGATCGCGACGCGGGCGGCCGCGGGCTGCAAACCTTCGATCTGCGCACGACCATTCACGCGGTCACGGCGCTCGAAGCGGCGCTGCTCGACCTGCTCGGCCAGCATCTGGGCGTGCCGGTCGCGGCGTTGCTCGGCGAAGGCCAGCAGCGCGATGAAGTCGAAATGCTCGGCTATCTGTTCTATATCGGCGATCGCAACAAGACGGATCTCGACTACGCATCCGGCGCGGATGGCCGCGACGACTGGGAGCGCCTGCGCACCGAAGTCGCGCTGACGCCGGAAGCGGTCGTGCGTCTGGCGGAAGCGGCGAAGGCGCGCTACGGCTTCAACGACTTCAAGCTCAAAGGCGGCGTGCTCACCGGCGACGCCGAAATGGAAGCCGCCACCGCGCTCGCGGAGCGTTTCCCGGAGGCGCGCGTGACGCTCGATCCGAACGGCGCGTGGTCGCTCGCGGAAGCGATCCGCCTGTGCCGCGACAAGCACGACGTGCTCGCCTACGCGGAAGATCCGTGCGGCGCGGAAAACGGTTATTCGGGCCGCGAAGTGATGGCCGAATTCCGCCGCGCGACCGGTCTGCCGACGGCGACGAACATGATCGCGACCGACTGGCGTCAGATGGGCCACGCCATTCAACTGCAATCCGTCGACATTCCGCTGGCCGATCCGCATTTCTGGACGATGCAGGGCTCGGTGCGCGTCGCTCAGATGTGCAACGACTGGGGCCTCACGTGGGGCTCGCATTCGAATAACCACTTCGACGTGTCGCTCGCGATGTTCACGCATGTCGCCGCGGCCGCGCCGGGCAAGATCACGGCCATCGACACGCACTGGATCTGGCAGGACGGCCAGCGTCTGACGCGCGAGCCGCTGCAGATCGTCGGCGGCAAGGTGAAGGTGCCGGAAGTGCCGGGTCTCGGCGTCGAACTCGACATGGACGAAGTCGAGAAGGCGCACGAGCTGTATCAGAAGCACGGCCTCGGCGCGCGCGATGACGGCGTCGCGATGCAGTATCTGATCCCGAACTGGAAGTTCGACAACAAGAAGCCTTGCCTCGTGCGCTGA
- a CDS encoding MFS transporter, with amino-acid sequence MNPAAPAADALESASSKVKRHVLPLFLIMFIANYIDRVNVGFVNSHMQADLGIGAAAYGLGSGLFFIGYALFEVPSNVLMQKYGARAWLTRIMGTWGIVAAAMAFVWNDTSFYVLRFLLGIAEAGFFPGVVYYFTQWLPQKERGKAVAIFLGGSAFASVLSGPITGSLLSITGLGLKGWQWMFLIEGAFSVLLCGASWMLLKSRISDAHWLSADEQRALQKAITTEQAEREAASGGAHVSALKLLKDPQIVLFCFLYFAIQLTIYAATFWLPTIIRKMGGLSDFQVGLFNAVPWLIAMVAMYCFALLSARWRFQQAWLATALVIAACGLFASTTGNAVLSFVAICFSAIGFKAAASLFWPIPQGYLDARVAAGVIALINSVGNLGGFFAPATFGYLQQHTGSVSGGLYALGVASLIAAAAGFLTRHRRQDHTHGGQTAHRSAH; translated from the coding sequence TTGAACCCAGCCGCCCCCGCCGCCGATGCCCTCGAATCGGCCAGTTCCAAGGTCAAGCGTCACGTTCTGCCGCTGTTCCTCATCATGTTCATCGCGAACTACATCGATCGCGTGAACGTCGGTTTCGTGAATTCGCACATGCAGGCCGATCTCGGTATCGGCGCGGCGGCTTACGGGCTCGGCAGCGGCCTGTTTTTCATCGGCTATGCGCTCTTCGAAGTGCCGTCCAACGTGCTGATGCAGAAGTACGGCGCGCGCGCGTGGCTCACGCGCATCATGGGCACGTGGGGCATCGTCGCGGCGGCGATGGCCTTCGTCTGGAACGACACCTCGTTCTACGTGCTGCGCTTTCTGCTCGGCATCGCCGAGGCGGGCTTTTTTCCGGGCGTCGTCTATTACTTCACGCAATGGCTGCCGCAGAAAGAGCGCGGCAAGGCGGTCGCGATCTTCTTGGGCGGCTCGGCGTTCGCCTCCGTGCTGTCCGGCCCGATCACCGGCAGTCTGCTGTCGATCACCGGCCTCGGCCTGAAAGGCTGGCAGTGGATGTTCCTGATCGAAGGCGCGTTTTCCGTGCTGCTGTGCGGCGCAAGCTGGATGCTGCTGAAATCGCGCATCAGCGACGCGCACTGGCTCAGCGCCGACGAACAGCGCGCGCTGCAAAAAGCCATCACGACGGAGCAGGCCGAGCGCGAGGCCGCGAGCGGCGGCGCGCACGTTTCCGCGCTCAAGCTGCTGAAGGACCCGCAGATCGTGCTGTTCTGTTTTCTGTATTTCGCGATCCAATTGACGATCTACGCGGCGACCTTCTGGCTGCCGACGATCATCCGCAAGATGGGCGGCCTCTCCGATTTCCAGGTTGGCCTGTTCAACGCGGTGCCGTGGCTGATCGCGATGGTCGCCATGTACTGCTTCGCGCTGCTCTCCGCGCGCTGGCGCTTCCAGCAGGCGTGGCTCGCCACGGCGCTCGTGATCGCGGCGTGCGGCCTGTTCGCGTCGACGACCGGCAACGCGGTGCTCTCGTTTGTCGCGATCTGCTTCTCCGCAATCGGGTTCAAGGCGGCGGCGTCGCTGTTCTGGCCGATTCCGCAAGGCTATCTCGATGCCCGCGTCGCGGCTGGCGTCATCGCGCTGATCAACTCGGTCGGCAATCTCGGCGGCTTCTTCGCGCCCGCGACTTTCGGCTATCTTCAACAGCATACGGGCTCGGTGTCGGGCGGCCTGTACGCGCTCGGCGTCGCTTCGTTGATCGCGGCCGCCGCGGGATTCCTCACGCGCCATCGCCGGCAGGATCACACGCACGGCGGGCAGACCGCTCATCGCAGCGCACATTGA
- a CDS encoding 2-hydroxy-3-oxopropionate reductase, translating to MRRPGPAQKRGAGREETFHRGVSARSTRAGQSKTKAKRIDIKERYMQKAGFIGLGIMGNPMAANLLKNGVQLAAYTRSGVSAELTQAGATACDSPAAVAEKADVIFVMVPDTPDVEKVLFGENGVADKLKAGQIVVDMSSISPIATREFAAKVREKGADYLDAPVSGGEVGAKAASLTIMVGGAQATFDKVKPLFDMMGKNISLIGEVGAGQVCKVANQVIVAATIEAVGEALLLASKAGVDAEKVRTALMGGFASSRILEVHGERMTKRTFNPGFRIELHQKDLNLALATAQALGVALPNTSNCMQLFNACAAHGGKAWDHSGMVRALEIMANHEIGQGTK from the coding sequence ATGCGCCGACCTGGGCCTGCTCAGAAACGCGGCGCAGGGCGTGAGGAAACATTTCATCGCGGAGTGAGCGCACGCTCCACACGCGCCGGACAAAGCAAAACGAAAGCAAAACGAATCGACATCAAGGAGCGATACATGCAAAAGGCAGGCTTTATCGGACTGGGCATCATGGGCAATCCCATGGCGGCCAATCTTCTCAAGAACGGCGTGCAGCTCGCGGCGTACACCCGCAGCGGTGTGTCCGCCGAGCTTACGCAGGCGGGCGCCACGGCGTGCGATTCCCCCGCGGCCGTCGCCGAGAAGGCCGACGTGATCTTCGTCATGGTGCCGGACACGCCCGACGTCGAGAAAGTGCTGTTCGGCGAGAACGGCGTCGCGGACAAGCTGAAGGCGGGGCAGATCGTCGTCGACATGAGTTCGATTTCGCCGATCGCCACGCGCGAGTTCGCGGCGAAGGTGCGCGAGAAGGGCGCCGATTATCTCGACGCGCCCGTTTCCGGCGGCGAAGTCGGCGCGAAGGCTGCGTCGCTCACGATCATGGTCGGCGGCGCGCAGGCAACCTTCGACAAGGTCAAGCCGCTCTTCGACATGATGGGCAAGAACATCTCGCTGATCGGCGAAGTCGGCGCGGGTCAGGTCTGCAAGGTCGCGAATCAGGTGATCGTCGCGGCGACGATCGAGGCTGTCGGCGAAGCGTTGTTGCTCGCGTCGAAGGCCGGCGTCGATGCCGAGAAGGTTCGCACGGCGCTGATGGGCGGCTTCGCGTCGTCGCGCATTCTCGAAGTGCACGGCGAGCGCATGACCAAGCGCACGTTCAATCCGGGCTTCCGCATCGAGCTGCATCAAAAGGATCTGAATCTGGCGCTCGCGACGGCGCAGGCGCTCGGCGTCGCGCTGCCGAACACGTCGAACTGCATGCAGTTGTTCAACGCATGCGCCGCGCACGGCGGCAAGGCGTGGGATCACTCGGGCATGGTGCGCGCACTCGAAATCATGGCCAATCACGAGATCGGTCAGGGCACGAAGTAG
- the garL gene encoding 2-dehydro-3-deoxyglucarate aldolase, whose product MPSSSPYQPLPNAFRASLRERKKLIGCWMSLASPIATELVGVVGFDWMLLDAEHAPNDALTLIPQLMALKDSVSAPVVRPQANDAIVIKKLLDSGFVNFLIPFVDSAADAKRAVAATRYPPHGIRGVSVGHRGNKYGTVANYFQIANDNISVAVQIESRAAVEAIDEIIAVEGVDALFVGPSDLAAAYGHLGNASHPDVQAAIAHVFERAHAAGKPSGILAPVQEDAERYIAMGSTLVAVCADLGLLRNAAQGVRKHFIAE is encoded by the coding sequence ATGCCGTCGTCGTCACCGTATCAACCGCTGCCCAACGCATTCCGGGCGTCGCTGCGCGAGCGCAAGAAACTGATCGGATGCTGGATGTCGCTTGCGAGCCCGATCGCCACCGAGCTCGTCGGCGTGGTCGGCTTCGACTGGATGCTGCTCGACGCCGAACACGCGCCGAACGACGCCCTGACGCTCATTCCGCAACTGATGGCGCTCAAGGACAGCGTGAGCGCGCCCGTCGTGCGCCCGCAGGCCAACGACGCCATCGTCATCAAGAAGCTGCTCGACTCGGGCTTCGTCAATTTCCTGATCCCGTTCGTCGACAGCGCCGCCGATGCAAAACGCGCCGTCGCCGCAACGCGCTATCCTCCACATGGCATCCGCGGCGTGTCGGTCGGGCATCGCGGCAACAAGTACGGCACCGTCGCGAACTATTTCCAGATCGCGAACGACAATATCAGCGTCGCGGTCCAGATCGAGAGCCGCGCGGCGGTCGAGGCGATCGACGAGATCATCGCGGTCGAAGGCGTCGATGCGCTGTTCGTCGGTCCTTCGGATCTCGCCGCCGCGTACGGACATCTCGGCAACGCGAGTCACCCCGACGTGCAGGCGGCCATCGCGCACGTGTTTGAGCGCGCGCACGCGGCGGGCAAGCCGAGCGGCATCCTCGCGCCGGTGCAGGAAGACGCCGAGCGTTACATCGCGATGGGCAGCACGCTCGTCGCCGTATGCGCCGACCTGGGCCTGCTCAGAAACGCGGCGCAGGGCGTGAGGAAACATTTCATCGCGGAGTGA
- a CDS encoding FadR/GntR family transcriptional regulator produces MGILTDKVVATLFEDIERGALRPGDKIPTEAALMKQLSVSRSVVREAVSRLQAANVVETRHGIGTFIRAPEEREAVRLQDADLSSLLDIMAIIEFRIDLEGAAAALAAGRRTDAHLKQISAALKKFEEQLANGSTDVLQHDVEFHLQIARASGNRYFYDVLSQMGRGVSPRTRLGKAEIAELDQVERLRHVLAEHRAIYQAIVRQDPDDARAAMRMHLSNSRERLRQVHGAG; encoded by the coding sequence ATGGGCATTCTCACCGATAAAGTCGTCGCTACCCTTTTCGAGGATATCGAGCGAGGCGCGCTGCGTCCCGGCGACAAGATTCCGACCGAAGCCGCGCTCATGAAGCAGTTGTCGGTGAGCCGCTCGGTCGTGCGCGAGGCGGTATCGCGCTTGCAGGCGGCGAATGTCGTCGAGACGCGGCATGGCATCGGCACATTCATCCGGGCGCCGGAGGAGCGCGAGGCGGTGCGCCTGCAGGACGCCGATCTGTCGAGTCTGCTCGACATCATGGCGATCATCGAGTTTCGCATCGATCTGGAAGGCGCGGCTGCGGCGCTCGCCGCCGGACGACGCACCGATGCCCATCTGAAACAGATCTCAGCCGCGCTCAAAAAATTCGAGGAGCAACTGGCGAACGGCAGCACGGACGTGCTGCAACACGACGTCGAGTTTCATCTTCAGATCGCGCGCGCGAGCGGCAACCGCTATTTCTACGATGTGCTGAGTCAAATGGGACGCGGCGTCAGTCCGCGTACGCGTCTGGGCAAAGCGGAGATCGCCGAACTCGATCAGGTCGAGCGGTTGCGGCATGTGCTCGCTGAACACAGGGCGATCTATCAGGCGATCGTGCGCCAGGATCCCGACGATGCGCGCGCCGCGATGCGCATGCATCTCAGCAATAGCCGGGAGCGGCTGAGGCAAGTGCATGGGGCGGGTTGA